A stretch of the Streptomyces sp. NBC_01428 genome encodes the following:
- a CDS encoding A/G-specific adenine glycosylase, whose amino-acid sequence MTAPTKPTETARNAPGEDLHAPVIDWFDEHARDLPWRHPDAGPWAVMVSEFMLQQTPVNRVLPVYQQWLARWPRPADLAKDAPGEAVRAWGRLGYPRRALRLHGAAVAITERHDGDVPTEHAQLLALPGIGEYTAAAVASFAYGQRHPVLDTNVRRVFARAVTGVQYPPNATTAAERRLARTLLPEGERTASRWAAASMELGALVCTAKNESCHRCPIAALCAWRLAGKPEHDGPPRKGQTYAGTDRQVRGKLLAVLREAHVPVPQTALDRVWDEPVQRARALDGLVSDGLVEPLPGGLYRLPLT is encoded by the coding sequence ATGACTGCACCCACCAAGCCCACCGAAACCGCCCGGAACGCTCCCGGCGAGGACCTCCACGCGCCCGTCATCGACTGGTTCGACGAGCACGCGCGCGACCTGCCCTGGCGGCACCCCGACGCCGGCCCCTGGGCGGTGATGGTCAGCGAGTTCATGCTCCAGCAGACCCCCGTCAACCGCGTACTGCCGGTGTACCAGCAGTGGCTGGCCCGCTGGCCGCGCCCCGCCGACCTGGCGAAGGACGCCCCCGGCGAGGCCGTCCGGGCCTGGGGCCGGCTCGGCTATCCGCGCCGCGCCCTGCGGCTGCACGGCGCCGCGGTGGCCATAACGGAGCGGCACGACGGCGACGTACCGACGGAGCACGCGCAGTTGCTGGCGCTGCCCGGCATCGGGGAGTACACGGCGGCGGCGGTGGCCTCGTTCGCGTACGGCCAGCGGCACCCCGTGCTGGACACCAACGTCCGCCGGGTCTTCGCGCGCGCCGTCACCGGCGTGCAGTACCCGCCGAACGCCACCACCGCGGCCGAGCGCCGGCTCGCCCGCACCCTGCTGCCCGAGGGGGAACGGACGGCCTCACGCTGGGCCGCCGCCTCGATGGAGCTCGGGGCGCTGGTCTGCACGGCGAAGAACGAGTCCTGCCACCGCTGCCCGATCGCCGCGCTGTGCGCCTGGCGGCTGGCCGGCAAGCCCGAGCACGACGGGCCGCCGCGCAAGGGGCAGACGTACGCGGGCACCGACCGTCAGGTGCGGGGCAAGCTGCTGGCCGTCCTGCGCGAGGCCCATGTGCCGGTTCCGCAGACCGCGCTGGACCGCGTGTGGGACGAACCGGTCCAACGGGCCCGGGCGCTCGACGGACTCGTCTCCGACGGACTGGTCGAGCCGCTCCCCGGCGGTCTGTATCGGCTGCCGCTGACATAG
- the disA gene encoding DNA integrity scanning diadenylate cyclase DisA, with protein sequence MAANDRAAAPGKSGGSSGADGQMRAALSAVAPGTALRDGLERILRGNTGGLIVLGSDKTVEAMCTGGFILDVEFTATRLRELCKLDGGIVLDKDITKILRAGVQLVPDPTIPTEETGTRHRTADRVSKQVGYPIVSVSQSMRLIALYVDGQRRVLEDSAAILSRANQALATLERYKLRLDEVAGTLSALEIEDLVTVRDVSAVAQRLEMVRRIATEIAEYVVELGTDGRLLTLQLDELIAGVEPDRELVVRDYVPEPTAKRSRTVDEALFELDALSHAELLELSTVARALGYTGSPEALDSAVSPRGFRLLAKVPRLPGAIIDRLVEHFGGLQKLLAASVDDLQTVDGVGEARARSVREGLSRLAESSILERYV encoded by the coding sequence GTGGCAGCCAACGACCGGGCAGCAGCTCCCGGAAAGTCCGGTGGGAGCTCCGGTGCCGATGGCCAGATGCGCGCCGCACTCAGCGCCGTGGCACCCGGTACGGCACTGCGTGACGGACTCGAACGGATCCTCCGCGGCAACACGGGCGGACTCATCGTGCTCGGCTCCGACAAGACCGTCGAAGCGATGTGCACGGGCGGATTCATCCTGGATGTCGAGTTCACCGCGACCCGTCTGCGCGAGCTGTGCAAGCTCGACGGCGGCATCGTGCTCGACAAGGACATCACCAAGATCCTGCGGGCGGGTGTGCAGCTGGTGCCCGACCCCACGATCCCGACGGAGGAGACGGGTACGCGGCACCGCACCGCGGACCGGGTGAGCAAGCAGGTCGGCTACCCCATCGTCTCGGTCTCCCAGTCCATGCGCCTGATCGCCCTGTACGTCGACGGCCAGCGCCGTGTCCTGGAGGACTCGGCCGCGATCCTGTCCCGTGCCAACCAGGCCCTCGCGACCCTGGAGCGCTACAAGCTCCGGCTGGACGAGGTCGCGGGCACGCTGTCCGCGCTGGAGATCGAGGACCTGGTCACCGTCCGGGACGTCTCGGCGGTCGCGCAGCGGCTGGAGATGGTGCGCCGCATCGCGACCGAGATCGCCGAGTACGTCGTGGAGCTGGGCACCGACGGACGTCTTCTGACGCTCCAGCTCGACGAGCTGATCGCCGGCGTCGAGCCCGACCGCGAGCTGGTCGTCCGGGACTATGTGCCGGAACCGACCGCGAAGCGGTCCCGCACCGTCGACGAGGCGCTCTTCGAGCTGGACGCGCTCAGTCACGCGGAGCTTCTCGAACTGTCCACGGTGGCAAGGGCGTTGGGTTACACCGGTTCCCCGGAGGCGCTCGACTCGGCGGTGTCCCCGCGCGGATTCCGGCTGCTCGCCAAGGTGCCGCGGCTGCCCGGCGCGATCATCGACCGGCTCGTCGAGCACTTCGGCGGGCTGCAGAAGCTGCTCGCCGCGAGCGTCGACGACCTCCAGACGGTGGACGGCGTGGGCGAGGCCCGGGCCCGCAGCGTCCGCGAGGGCCTGTCCCGGCTGGCGGAGTCCTCGATCCTGGAGCGCTACGTCTGA
- a CDS encoding VOC family protein, whose product MIKGLAISTVWVLDQDRAREFYTEKLGLEVRTDMTMGEGGMRWLTVGAPDQPEVELTLMVPGPPAMDPESAEMMKKLVAKGALGAGVLRTDDIHGDYRKLKDRGVEFLQEPQERPYGTEALFRDDSGNWFSFTQRREGDLDLERDWS is encoded by the coding sequence ATGATCAAAGGGCTGGCCATCTCGACCGTCTGGGTTCTCGACCAGGACCGGGCCCGGGAGTTCTACACAGAGAAGCTCGGTCTGGAGGTCCGTACGGACATGACGATGGGGGAGGGCGGCATGCGCTGGCTCACCGTCGGCGCGCCGGACCAGCCCGAGGTCGAGCTGACCCTCATGGTGCCGGGGCCGCCCGCCATGGACCCCGAGTCCGCCGAGATGATGAAGAAGCTGGTCGCCAAGGGCGCGCTCGGCGCGGGCGTGCTGCGGACCGACGACATCCACGGCGACTACCGCAAGCTCAAGGACCGGGGCGTGGAGTTCCTCCAGGAGCCGCAGGAGCGCCCGTACGGCACGGAGGCCCTGTTCCGCGACGACTCCGGGAACTGGTTCTCCTTCACCCAGCGCCGCGAGGGCGACCTCGACCTGGAGCGGGACTGGAGCTGA
- the cseC gene encoding two-component system sensor histidine kinase CseC: MRGIFQRSAAAPGKRRVPGQGPDRDGHADTVVGRVTRPVGGPGTGDGAVRDTGRIRGLGIGIDRGTDSGTSIRTGIRWKLSTAIALVGALVAIALSLVVHNAARVSMLDNSRDLADERIQLAERMYGPGRPPPFGAKIDDPSIPADLQAKVGEGRRATYVSDNAAGVPDIWAAVPLRNGQVLSWHERFTDRNADVMKDLDQALVIGSIAVVLGGSALGVLIGGQLSRRLRKAAAAANRVAKGETDVRVRDAIGGVVLDETDDLARAVDAMADALQQRIEAERRVTADIAHELRTPVTGLLTAAELLPPGRPTELVRDRAQAMRTLVEDVLEVARLDGASERAELQDIMLGDFVSRRVAARGADVEVRVVHESEVTTDPRRLERVLFNLLANAARHGKPPIEVTVEGRVIRVRDHGPGFPEKLLAEGPSRFRTGSTDRAGHGHGLGLTIAAGQARVLGARLTFRNVRPAGAPDDVPAEGAVAVLWLPEHAPTSTGSYPMLPPAAK; the protein is encoded by the coding sequence ATGCGGGGGATATTTCAGCGGTCGGCGGCGGCTCCGGGCAAGCGCCGGGTGCCGGGGCAGGGACCGGACCGGGACGGACACGCGGACACGGTGGTGGGCCGGGTCACGCGCCCGGTCGGCGGGCCGGGGACCGGCGACGGCGCGGTCCGGGACACGGGCCGGATCCGCGGTCTGGGCATCGGCATCGACCGGGGCACGGACTCGGGCACGAGCATCCGTACGGGCATCCGCTGGAAGCTCAGTACGGCCATCGCCCTGGTCGGCGCGCTGGTCGCGATCGCGCTCAGCCTCGTCGTGCACAACGCGGCCCGCGTCTCGATGCTCGACAACTCGCGCGACCTCGCGGACGAGCGCATCCAGCTCGCGGAGCGCATGTACGGGCCGGGCCGGCCGCCGCCGTTCGGCGCCAAGATCGACGACCCCTCGATCCCCGCGGACCTGCAGGCGAAGGTCGGCGAGGGCCGGCGGGCGACCTACGTCTCGGACAACGCGGCCGGGGTGCCGGACATCTGGGCCGCCGTTCCGCTCAGGAACGGACAGGTGCTGTCCTGGCACGAGCGGTTCACCGACCGCAACGCGGACGTGATGAAGGACCTCGACCAGGCCCTGGTCATCGGCTCCATCGCCGTCGTCCTCGGCGGCAGCGCGCTCGGTGTCCTCATCGGCGGCCAGTTGTCGCGCCGGCTGCGCAAGGCGGCGGCCGCCGCGAACCGGGTCGCCAAGGGCGAGACCGACGTCCGCGTCCGGGACGCGATCGGCGGTGTCGTGCTCGACGAGACCGACGACCTCGCCCGGGCCGTGGACGCCATGGCGGACGCGCTCCAGCAGCGCATCGAGGCCGAACGCCGGGTGACCGCCGACATCGCGCACGAACTGCGTACCCCGGTGACGGGCCTGCTCACCGCCGCCGAGCTGCTGCCGCCCGGCCGCCCCACCGAGCTGGTGCGGGACCGGGCGCAGGCCATGCGCACCCTCGTCGAGGACGTCCTGGAGGTCGCCCGCCTCGACGGCGCCTCCGAGCGGGCCGAACTGCAGGACATCATGCTCGGCGACTTCGTCAGCCGCCGCGTGGCCGCGCGCGGGGCGGACGTCGAGGTACGCGTGGTGCACGAGTCGGAGGTCACGACGGACCCGCGCCGTCTGGAGCGCGTCCTGTTCAACCTCCTCGCGAACGCCGCCCGGCACGGGAAGCCGCCCATCGAGGTCACCGTCGAGGGCCGCGTCATCCGGGTGCGCGACCACGGTCCGGGCTTCCCGGAGAAGCTCCTCGCCGAGGGCCCGAGCCGCTTCCGTACCGGCAGCACGGACCGCGCGGGTCACGGCCACGGCCTCGGGCTCACCATCGCCGCGGGCCAGGCCCGGGTGCTCGGCGCGCGGCTGACCTTCCGCAACGTACGGCCCGCGGGCGCCCCCGACGACGTGCCCGCCGAGGGCGCGGTCGCCGTCCTGTGGCTGCCGGAACACGCGCCGACGAGCACGGGCAGCTACCCGATGCTGCCGCCCGCCGCGAAGTAG
- the cseB gene encoding two-component system response regulator CseB: MAEQTHVLFVEDDDVIREATQLALERDGFAVTAMPDGLSGLEAFRADRPDIALLDVMVPGLDGVSLCRRIRDESTVPVIMLSARADSIDVVLGLEAGADDYVTKPFDGAVLVARIRAVLRRFGHANGGQGESGEGASSVDGGVLAFGDLEIDTEGMEVRRSGTPVALTPTEMRLLLEFSSAPGTVLSRDKLLERVWDYGWGGDTRVVDVHVQRLRTKIGQDRIETVRGFGYKLKA, encoded by the coding sequence ATGGCAGAGCAGACCCACGTCCTGTTCGTCGAGGACGACGACGTCATCCGCGAGGCCACGCAACTCGCCCTGGAGCGCGACGGCTTCGCGGTCACGGCCATGCCCGACGGGCTCTCGGGCCTGGAGGCGTTCCGCGCCGACCGCCCCGACATCGCCCTGCTGGACGTGATGGTCCCCGGCCTCGACGGCGTCTCGCTGTGCCGCCGCATCCGTGACGAGTCGACCGTCCCCGTCATCATGCTGTCCGCGCGCGCCGACTCCATCGACGTCGTCCTCGGCCTGGAGGCCGGTGCCGACGACTATGTGACCAAGCCGTTCGACGGCGCGGTCCTGGTGGCCCGGATCCGCGCGGTGCTGCGCCGCTTCGGGCACGCGAACGGCGGGCAGGGCGAGTCCGGCGAGGGGGCCTCGTCGGTGGACGGCGGTGTGCTCGCCTTCGGCGACCTGGAGATCGACACCGAGGGCATGGAGGTGCGCCGAAGCGGCACGCCGGTGGCGCTGACGCCCACCGAGATGCGGCTGCTCCTGGAGTTCTCCTCCGCGCCCGGTACGGTGCTGAGCCGCGACAAGCTGCTCGAACGGGTGTGGGACTACGGGTGGGGCGGGGACACCCGCGTCGTCGACGTCCATGTGCAGCGGCTGCGTACGAAGATCGGCCAGGACCGTATCGAGACGGTCCGCGGCTTCGGCTACAAGTTGAAAGCCTGA
- a CDS encoding helix-turn-helix transcriptional regulator yields MRQLRLAKDVMDRDWAEPGVDLDALAARAGYSRYHFVRAFKAAYGETPGQYLTHRRIDRAEDLLRTANLSVTEICHLVGFSSLGTFSARFKAWTGLTPSAYRARHVGRGAALIPGCYAMLWAGGFRTGPGTAAGPRPAPGAEDRNSGEAP; encoded by the coding sequence ATGCGGCAGCTGCGGCTCGCCAAGGACGTCATGGACCGGGACTGGGCCGAGCCCGGCGTCGACCTGGACGCGCTGGCCGCGCGGGCCGGGTATTCGCGGTACCACTTCGTCCGCGCGTTCAAGGCGGCGTACGGCGAGACCCCGGGCCAGTACCTGACACACCGGCGCATCGACCGCGCCGAGGACCTGCTGCGCACCGCGAACCTCTCGGTGACGGAGATCTGCCACCTGGTCGGCTTCAGCAGCCTCGGCACGTTCTCGGCCCGCTTCAAGGCGTGGACCGGGCTGACCCCGAGCGCGTACCGGGCGCGGCACGTCGGCCGCGGCGCGGCGCTCATCCCCGGCTGCTACGCGATGCTCTGGGCCGGCGGCTTCCGGACGGGGCCGGGCACGGCCGCCGGGCCCCGGCCCGCCCCCGGCGCGGAAGACCGCAATTCCGGAGAAGCGCCCTGA
- a CDS encoding BACON domain-containing protein produces MSSSPETSTHTTGAHRAHGAARKRAAVPRGATPHTLAERPPARYEPYLDGLFTYCLSVLCDHDAATAALGDTLALAERRSPRGPESGADRRAWLYALARWSCLRKLTEARRRRQAAHASGRHTPRKPSKRQRIDSPGLGPAAGAEGSAETKASHKGAHKATADRRAAEALSAVPLSEETQARRSHELALLAWPEAAGTTPEQREALELAVRHQLAAHEVAAVLGMDLAGTRELLASAACEVERTRAALAVVETGTCPSVARLTGDSRLVLSATLRGELVRHVDDCPRCRRTAERAVPGTWPGTSVTPAALPVLEAPQADLRVAMTHAPRARGSAPRFDRRGFPMDPKDHAARRDRLRARAVTTAIVATVVAAPVVALWAAYRGAPLTGEGVDGRPATASEAQDPDGLDAGRAGGYENAGNASSRPDSRFTKGSRSPDVSVEVVSAPGHGQGHLSVTARTDGDTTLVTLTASGSSPVHWSARTGAAWLYLSKASGTLDPGASVTIKVYVDHLHEPLGQWRARVSIAPAGAVVTIDGYGNARPSHPGDHGHGHGHGPGPTPSATGSSGPGSTPPASPEPSDSPADPSPTPTPTDSSPSDPGGSTPPPSDSGTASPTS; encoded by the coding sequence ATGAGCAGCAGTCCGGAGACCTCCACGCACACCACCGGCGCACACCGGGCGCACGGAGCCGCGCGCAAGCGGGCGGCCGTGCCCCGCGGCGCGACCCCCCACACCCTGGCCGAGCGTCCCCCCGCGCGGTACGAGCCGTACCTGGACGGCCTGTTCACCTACTGCCTGTCCGTACTGTGCGACCACGACGCGGCCACCGCCGCCCTCGGGGACACCCTCGCCCTCGCCGAGCGCCGCAGCCCGCGCGGCCCGGAGTCCGGGGCCGACCGCAGGGCCTGGCTCTACGCGCTGGCCCGCTGGTCCTGCCTGCGCAAGCTCACCGAGGCGCGGCGCAGGCGCCAGGCGGCGCACGCCTCCGGGCGGCACACTCCGCGGAAGCCGTCGAAGCGGCAGAGGATCGACTCCCCGGGTCTCGGGCCGGCGGCGGGCGCCGAAGGGAGCGCCGAGACGAAGGCCTCCCACAAAGGAGCGCACAAGGCCACCGCCGACCGGCGCGCGGCCGAGGCGCTGAGCGCCGTCCCCCTCTCCGAGGAGACCCAGGCGCGCCGGAGCCACGAACTCGCCCTGCTGGCCTGGCCGGAGGCGGCCGGTACGACCCCGGAGCAGCGCGAGGCGCTCGAACTCGCCGTCCGCCACCAGCTCGCCGCCCACGAGGTCGCCGCCGTCCTCGGCATGGACCTGGCCGGCACGCGCGAGCTGCTCGCCTCGGCCGCCTGCGAGGTGGAGCGCACGCGTGCGGCCCTCGCCGTCGTGGAGACGGGCACCTGCCCGAGCGTCGCCCGGCTCACCGGTGACAGCCGGCTCGTCCTGAGCGCCACCCTGCGCGGCGAACTGGTCCGGCACGTCGACGACTGCCCCCGCTGCCGCCGCACCGCCGAGCGCGCGGTCCCCGGGACCTGGCCCGGCACCAGTGTCACGCCCGCCGCGCTCCCCGTCCTCGAAGCCCCGCAGGCGGACCTGCGCGTGGCGATGACACACGCACCCCGCGCGCGGGGCAGTGCCCCGCGCTTCGACCGGCGCGGATTCCCGATGGACCCCAAGGATCACGCGGCCCGGCGGGACCGGCTGCGCGCGCGTGCCGTCACGACCGCGATCGTCGCCACGGTCGTCGCGGCGCCCGTCGTCGCGCTGTGGGCGGCGTACCGGGGGGCGCCGCTGACGGGGGAGGGCGTCGACGGCCGTCCGGCCACCGCGAGCGAGGCCCAGGACCCCGACGGCCTGGACGCGGGCCGGGCGGGCGGCTACGAGAACGCGGGCAACGCCAGCTCCCGGCCCGACTCCCGTTTCACCAAGGGCAGCCGCTCACCGGACGTCTCCGTGGAGGTCGTCAGCGCCCCGGGGCACGGCCAGGGGCACCTCTCCGTGACGGCCCGCACGGACGGCGACACCACGCTCGTCACCCTGACCGCGTCCGGCAGCTCACCGGTCCACTGGTCCGCCCGCACCGGCGCGGCCTGGCTCTACCTGAGCAAGGCGTCCGGAACGCTCGACCCCGGCGCGTCAGTGACGATCAAGGTGTACGTCGATCATCTCCACGAGCCGCTGGGCCAGTGGAGAGCGCGGGTGTCGATCGCCCCGGCGGGCGCGGTCGTGACCATCGACGGGTACGGGAACGCGCGCCCGTCCCACCCCGGTGACCACGGGCACGGCCACGGCCACGGGCCCGGTCCGACCCCGAGCGCCACCGGTTCGTCGGGGCCGGGCTCGACCCCTCCGGCGAGCCCGGAGCCGTCCGACAGCCCGGCCGACCCGTCGCCCACCCCGACGCCCACCGACTCGTCCCCCTCAGACCCGGGCGGCTCGACGCCCCCGCCGAGCGACAGCGGCACGGCGAGCCCCACGTCGTAG
- a CDS encoding SigE family RNA polymerase sigma factor, translated as MAHGEVLEFEEYVRTRQDALLRSARRLVPDPVDAQDLLQTALVRTYGRWDGIADKRLADAYLRRVMINTRTEWWRARKLEEVPTEQLPDASVEDATEQHADRALLMDIMKVLAPKQRSVVVLRHWEQMSTEETAAALGMSAGTVKSTLHRALARLREELESRDLEEGAARALEASRERERCAA; from the coding sequence ATGGCGCACGGCGAGGTGCTCGAATTCGAGGAGTACGTCCGCACTCGACAGGACGCGCTGCTGCGCAGTGCCCGCCGCCTGGTCCCCGACCCGGTCGACGCCCAGGACCTGCTCCAGACCGCGCTCGTACGGACGTACGGCCGTTGGGACGGGATCGCCGACAAGCGGCTGGCCGACGCCTACCTGCGCCGCGTCATGATCAACACCCGCACCGAGTGGTGGCGGGCCCGCAAGCTCGAAGAGGTGCCCACCGAGCAGCTGCCGGACGCGAGCGTCGAGGACGCCACCGAGCAGCACGCGGACCGCGCGCTGCTGATGGACATCATGAAGGTGCTGGCACCCAAGCAGCGCAGTGTCGTGGTGCTGCGACACTGGGAGCAGATGTCCACGGAGGAGACGGCCGCCGCACTCGGCATGTCGGCCGGAACGGTCAAGAGCACGCTGCACCGGGCGCTGGCCCGGCTCCGCGAGGAGCTGGAGAGCCGGGACCTGGAAGAGGGCGCCGCCCGCGCGCTCGAAGCGAGTAGGGAGCGGGAGCGTTGCGCGGCCTAG
- the radA gene encoding DNA repair protein RadA, with protein sequence MAARTKTAKDRPSYRCTECGWQTAKWLGRCPECQAWGTVEEYGTPAVRTTAPGRVTTSAVPIGQVDGRQATARSTGVPELDRVLGGGLVPGAVVLVAGEPGVGKSTLLLDVAAKSASDEHRTLYVTGEESASQVRLRADRIKAIDDHLYLAAETDLAAVLGHLDAVKPSLLILDSVQTIASPEIDGAPGGMAQVREVAGALIRASKERGMSTLLVGHVTKDGAIAGPRLLEHLVDVVLSFEGDRHARLRLVRGVKNRYGTTDEVGCFELHDEGITGLTDPSGLFLTRRAEAVPGTCLTVTLEGRRPLVVEVQALTVDSQIPSPRRTTSGLETSRVSMMLAVLEQRGRISALGKRDIYSATVGGVKLSEPAADLAIALGLASAASDTPLPKNLVAIGEVGLAGEVRRVTGVQRRLAEAHRLGFTHALVPADPGKVPAGMKVQEVADIGEALSVLPRSRRREAPREEERRR encoded by the coding sequence ATGGCTGCCCGTACGAAGACCGCGAAGGACCGGCCGTCCTACCGCTGCACCGAGTGCGGCTGGCAGACGGCCAAGTGGCTCGGCCGCTGCCCCGAGTGCCAGGCGTGGGGGACGGTCGAGGAGTACGGCACGCCCGCCGTCCGGACGACGGCACCGGGCCGGGTGACCACCTCCGCGGTCCCGATCGGACAGGTCGACGGCCGTCAGGCCACCGCCCGCAGCACCGGCGTGCCCGAGCTGGACCGCGTCCTCGGCGGCGGACTCGTGCCCGGCGCGGTCGTCCTCGTCGCGGGCGAGCCCGGCGTCGGCAAGTCCACGCTCCTGCTGGACGTGGCGGCCAAGTCGGCGAGCGACGAGCACCGCACCCTGTATGTGACGGGCGAGGAGTCGGCGAGCCAGGTGCGGCTGCGCGCCGACCGCATCAAGGCGATCGACGACCACCTGTATCTCGCCGCCGAGACCGATCTGGCCGCCGTGCTCGGCCACTTGGACGCCGTGAAGCCGTCCCTGCTGATCCTGGACTCCGTGCAGACCATCGCCTCCCCGGAGATCGACGGCGCGCCCGGCGGCATGGCGCAGGTCCGCGAGGTCGCGGGCGCGCTGATCCGCGCGTCCAAGGAGCGGGGCATGTCCACCCTGCTCGTGGGCCACGTCACCAAGGACGGCGCGATCGCGGGCCCGCGCCTGCTGGAGCACCTGGTGGACGTCGTCCTGTCCTTCGAAGGCGACCGGCACGCGCGCCTGCGCCTCGTGCGCGGCGTCAAGAACCGTTACGGGACGACGGACGAGGTCGGCTGCTTCGAGCTGCACGACGAGGGCATCACCGGGCTGACCGACCCCTCGGGGCTCTTCCTCACGCGCCGCGCCGAGGCCGTGCCCGGCACCTGTCTGACCGTCACCCTGGAAGGCCGCCGTCCCCTGGTCGTCGAGGTGCAGGCGCTCACCGTGGACTCGCAGATCCCCTCCCCGCGGCGCACGACGTCCGGCCTGGAGACCTCCCGAGTCTCGATGATGCTCGCCGTCCTGGAGCAGCGCGGCCGGATCAGCGCGCTCGGGAAGCGGGACATCTACTCCGCGACGGTCGGCGGCGTGAAGCTCTCCGAGCCCGCCGCGGACCTCGCCATCGCGCTGGGCCTGGCATCCGCGGCGAGCGACACCCCGCTGCCCAAGAACCTGGTGGCGATCGGTGAGGTGGGACTCGCGGGCGAGGTGAGACGCGTCACGGGCGTGCAGCGCAGGCTGGCCGAGGCGCACCGGCTGGGCTTCACGCACGCCCTCGTCCCGGCCGACCCCGGCAAGGTCCCGGCCGGTATGAAGGTCCAGGAAGTGGCGGACATCGGAGAGGCGCTGAGCGTCCTTCCGCGCTCGCGTCGCAGAGAGGCCCCACGGGAAGAGGAGCGGCGCCGGTAG